From the Lolium rigidum isolate FL_2022 chromosome 2, APGP_CSIRO_Lrig_0.1, whole genome shotgun sequence genome, one window contains:
- the LOC124690969 gene encoding uncharacterized protein LOC124690969 yields MVGACAVAALSPATASISSPPPPLPRSFRLSCRQDSRAARRGVGLARFSRDANDAKAEPGSKERTPQDDDAGYLWTLGLGSVGGAAAVKYGSVLLPDITRPNIVQALLMVSLPMVAAVLILLNLSSSQDSS; encoded by the exons ATGGTGGGCGCGTGCGCGGTAGCCGCGCTATCCCCGGCCACCGCTTCCATCTCCAGCCCGCCGCCGCCTTTGCCCCGCAGCTTCCGCCTGAGCTGCCGCCAGGACTCCCGCGCGGCGAGGCGCGGCGTCGGTCTCGCTCGTTTCTCCCGCGACGCCAACGACGCCAAGGCGGAGCCTGGCAGCAAGGAGCGAACCCCGCAG GACGACGACGCCGGCTACCTGTGGACGCTGGGCCTCGGGTCCGTCGGCGGCGCGGCCGCCGTGAAGTACGGCAGCGTCCTGCTACCAGACATCACGCGGCCCAACATCGTgcaggcgctgctcatggtgtccCTGCCCATGGTGGCCgccgtcctcatcctcctcaacctCAGTTCCTCACAGGATTCAAGCTGA